The following are encoded in a window of Roseimaritima ulvae genomic DNA:
- a CDS encoding Maf family protein, which produces MEGAIFDGLPRADIPGGLPLVLASGSPRRALLLEAAGYAFSVCPAHADVECGICSRETPPELVARLAYRKAADVVPKCDDAMVLAADTVASCHGQILGKPENRKHAEEMLRLLRGRPHSVYTGVCLWNTATGRGVVDVSRTQLTMQEVSDQQLDEYLDSRLWEGKAGAFGYQDGVDWLQVTEGSETNVVGLPMERLQELLQQFDDLAMVVVRSANET; this is translated from the coding sequence ATGGAGGGAGCGATTTTTGACGGGCTGCCGCGAGCGGATATTCCGGGCGGGCTGCCCTTGGTGCTGGCCAGCGGTTCGCCGCGTCGTGCCCTGTTGTTGGAAGCGGCCGGGTACGCGTTTTCGGTTTGTCCCGCTCATGCGGACGTCGAATGTGGAATCTGCAGTCGTGAAACGCCGCCGGAATTGGTGGCTCGACTGGCTTATCGCAAAGCTGCCGACGTCGTACCGAAGTGTGACGACGCGATGGTCTTGGCGGCCGATACCGTGGCTTCGTGCCACGGCCAGATTCTTGGCAAACCGGAAAATCGCAAACACGCCGAAGAGATGTTACGCCTGTTGCGGGGCCGTCCCCACAGCGTCTACACCGGCGTCTGCCTGTGGAATACCGCCACGGGCCGCGGTGTAGTGGATGTCAGCCGCACGCAGCTGACGATGCAGGAAGTCAGCGATCAACAGTTGGACGAATATCTGGACAGTCGATTGTGGGAAGGCAAAGCGGGCGCGTTTGGATACCAGGATGGGGTGGATTGGCTGCAGGTAACCGAAGGCAGCGAAACCAACGTCGTCGGTTTACCCATGGAACGGCTGCAAGAACTGCTCCAACAATTCGATGATCTGGCCATGGTCGTCGTTCGCTCCGCGAACGAAACGTAG
- a CDS encoding CvpA family protein translates to MFRKHEYYGENPAAEFPISIVATGLFAPPILYFAYQQDYVLAAALAAVAVSAVSGFKLGLLRIFGSLVGISAAIALAPGWGRSQAHHFSEWFGTTGLTNRFLAIGTIGLLIALAITCVFVLLSRRIFEQRPRLDATNRWTGLLAGAGQGAVAMLLLLGGILTIEPLQREQREQQTQLLQQTQRGRAAAGDSQAEELPASMIHNLVTQTAERTQSSVVGPLVTQYNPFERIPQLNQISKLQRTAQVLHDPAEVEGLLRHPEVVRLQQQPSMQAAIASVRQDSEIQEILQSGEPINGHKAMRLLSNPAVMELVDQPEFVKTVSQILEPPAAQLK, encoded by the coding sequence ATGTTTAGAAAACACGAGTACTACGGCGAAAATCCAGCGGCGGAGTTTCCCATCAGTATTGTCGCGACGGGCCTGTTCGCCCCGCCGATACTGTACTTTGCATACCAACAAGACTACGTACTGGCCGCTGCACTGGCGGCCGTCGCGGTGTCTGCGGTCAGCGGATTTAAGCTCGGGCTGTTGCGGATTTTCGGTTCGCTGGTCGGCATCTCCGCTGCCATCGCATTGGCTCCCGGGTGGGGGCGATCGCAGGCGCATCACTTCAGCGAATGGTTCGGCACCACCGGGCTGACTAACCGGTTTCTCGCCATCGGCACCATTGGCCTGCTGATCGCGTTGGCGATCACCTGCGTGTTCGTGCTGCTGTCCCGTCGGATTTTTGAACAACGCCCACGGCTGGACGCAACCAATCGTTGGACCGGTCTGCTGGCCGGAGCCGGTCAAGGAGCCGTGGCCATGCTGTTGCTGCTGGGCGGTATTCTGACGATCGAACCGCTGCAACGTGAACAGCGCGAGCAGCAGACGCAACTTCTGCAGCAGACGCAACGGGGACGAGCCGCCGCGGGTGATTCGCAAGCTGAGGAACTGCCCGCATCAATGATCCATAACTTGGTGACGCAAACCGCCGAGCGAACGCAATCCAGCGTCGTTGGGCCGCTCGTCACCCAGTACAATCCCTTTGAACGTATTCCTCAGCTGAATCAAATCAGCAAGTTGCAGCGGACCGCTCAGGTGTTACATGACCCGGCGGAAGTGGAAGGTTTACTGCGGCATCCCGAAGTGGTTCGTCTGCAACAACAGCCTTCCATGCAAGCGGCCATTGCATCGGTGCGTCAAGACAGCGAGATCCAAGAGATTCTCCAGTCCGGTGAACCGATCAACGGTCACAAGGCGATGCGGTTGCTGAGCAACCCGGCGGTAATGGAATTGGTCGACCAACCGGAATTCGTCAAAACCGTCTCGCAGATTCTGGAACCCCCAGCCGCCCAGCTAAAGTAG
- a CDS encoding BatD family protein translates to MMHWLKSSFILTALWGLPAAAAEVDVRLSTREAVVGVPIVLQLSIHNAEDYQPPTLPDIDGCEIRSAGPPARRSQVSIINGRRSESSSDTLSYLITPRREGSFEIPSFHIQADGESLATDTLRFVATKSDSGDRLIVEITGDKEQVYVGQPLNLSLKIWLKPFRDRQRRLTLSEGDMWQMISSHSQWGSFADRIRELADGRRRPGGQEVLRTDSEGQERSYYLYEVDSTVYPTHAGSIDADEVQIVVDYPTALGPSRSPLGGLFEDDFFGSPFNNRLTITASQPIVGEARIGSTEVLPVPRDGRPDDYRGAVGQYEIVTQANPTTVDAGEPVTLNIGIAGTGPMELVQAPPLHELTDLTDDFRVADESLAGFVKQDTKLFSTTIRPRREGITAIPPIRFSYFDPDAEQFKTIYSEPISITVNPAESLAMDSIVGSSRFEQTENDATPIRGSELLPDFTNVDNPDAVLTSQVAASRQSSWWLLVVLPTLVWLAALVVKHRRALRHCLPRLRSARATCLASLQHADDGPAIVAALRQYIADRSGKPCPTNATAVGALRTLGMYPLAGEVESMMHRLDRDAGGAALLDNSSDHDEQVAQAIALVDQIESACAARGRVRLNTAKRSATDGTSKTVAQRSAGMLSAFILALTASSATAAGPVSLSPQQQRTVLAEAAQAYAEATAAGSNDSAEAQAGFEAAAAKYQLLVDSGVRNSLLYRNLANAYAQSGQRGRAIAYYERAKRLAPDDPVLSTNLQWANARVSSAPVPSSENVGADNASSVMERLLASVRAGNANVLQAIGRTRVIVVLAIASIMFWGLLTMRTLWRPFPVWRWAVLPLVAGLLCGGLLLLSDTAPPPAWNAVLVADTVTVHAGDGQAFASVQTFRDAQGQRVRVIGERGKWRQIQTPNQQPGWVEASNVLLVGPGGRVGEWESGRVGEGESGRVGEWERGRVGEWGSGGVGEWGSEE, encoded by the coding sequence ATGATGCATTGGCTGAAATCCAGCTTCATCCTGACCGCTTTGTGGGGACTGCCTGCTGCCGCCGCGGAAGTGGACGTACGGCTTTCCACGCGAGAGGCGGTGGTGGGCGTGCCCATCGTACTACAGCTGTCCATCCACAATGCGGAAGACTACCAACCGCCGACGCTGCCCGATATCGACGGCTGCGAGATCCGTTCGGCCGGTCCGCCCGCGCGCCGGTCCCAGGTTTCCATCATCAACGGCCGCCGCAGCGAAAGCAGCAGTGATACGTTGTCCTACCTGATCACGCCGCGCCGCGAGGGCTCTTTCGAAATCCCTAGCTTTCACATTCAGGCCGACGGAGAATCGCTGGCCACCGACACGTTGCGTTTTGTGGCGACCAAATCCGATTCCGGGGACCGGCTGATCGTGGAAATCACGGGCGACAAAGAACAGGTCTACGTGGGGCAGCCGTTGAATTTAAGCCTGAAGATCTGGCTGAAACCGTTTCGCGATCGGCAGCGTAGGTTGACGCTTTCCGAAGGCGATATGTGGCAGATGATTTCGTCTCACAGCCAATGGGGAAGTTTTGCCGATCGAATTCGCGAACTGGCGGACGGTCGACGGCGGCCCGGCGGACAGGAAGTCTTACGGACCGATTCCGAAGGGCAGGAACGCAGCTACTACCTGTACGAAGTGGATAGCACTGTATATCCCACACACGCCGGCAGCATCGATGCGGACGAAGTGCAGATCGTTGTCGATTACCCCACAGCCTTGGGCCCCTCGCGTTCGCCGCTGGGCGGTTTGTTCGAAGACGACTTCTTCGGATCCCCCTTCAATAACCGCTTGACCATCACCGCCTCGCAACCGATTGTCGGCGAAGCTCGCATCGGCAGCACCGAAGTCCTACCGGTGCCCCGCGATGGTCGCCCCGACGACTACCGCGGTGCCGTGGGCCAATACGAAATCGTCACGCAAGCGAATCCCACGACGGTGGACGCCGGCGAACCCGTCACGCTGAACATCGGCATCGCCGGCACCGGGCCGATGGAACTGGTGCAGGCGCCGCCGCTGCATGAGCTGACCGATTTGACCGACGACTTTCGCGTGGCCGACGAGTCGCTGGCGGGTTTTGTCAAACAGGATACCAAACTGTTTTCCACCACCATCCGACCGCGCCGCGAGGGCATCACCGCGATTCCGCCGATTCGTTTCAGCTATTTCGACCCCGACGCCGAACAGTTCAAGACGATTTACAGCGAACCGATATCGATCACGGTCAATCCCGCCGAATCGCTGGCCATGGATTCCATCGTGGGCTCGTCGCGATTCGAGCAAACCGAAAATGACGCAACGCCGATCCGTGGTTCGGAGTTGCTGCCCGATTTCACGAACGTGGATAACCCCGATGCGGTGCTGACAAGCCAAGTCGCGGCGTCGCGGCAGTCCTCGTGGTGGTTGCTGGTCGTCCTGCCGACGCTGGTCTGGCTGGCAGCCCTGGTCGTCAAACATCGTCGGGCGCTACGGCACTGTCTGCCGCGTTTGCGTTCCGCTCGAGCTACCTGCCTTGCCTCGCTACAGCACGCCGACGACGGACCCGCGATCGTTGCCGCGTTACGACAATACATCGCCGATCGCAGCGGCAAACCCTGTCCCACCAACGCCACCGCCGTGGGCGCGCTGCGTACGTTGGGCATGTATCCGCTAGCCGGGGAAGTCGAATCGATGATGCACCGATTGGACCGGGATGCCGGCGGCGCAGCGTTGCTCGACAACTCCTCCGATCACGACGAGCAGGTTGCTCAAGCGATCGCCCTGGTCGATCAAATCGAGTCCGCCTGTGCAGCGCGAGGTCGCGTGCGGTTAAACACTGCCAAACGTTCAGCAACCGATGGCACGTCCAAAACCGTCGCCCAGCGTTCCGCCGGCATGCTGAGTGCATTCATCCTGGCGTTAACGGCCAGCTCCGCTACGGCAGCCGGCCCCGTCTCCCTCTCTCCGCAGCAGCAACGCACCGTGCTGGCCGAAGCCGCCCAGGCATACGCCGAGGCAACCGCGGCGGGCTCCAACGACTCCGCGGAAGCTCAAGCCGGGTTCGAAGCCGCTGCGGCTAAGTATCAATTGCTGGTCGACAGCGGCGTCCGCAATAGCCTGCTGTATCGGAATCTGGCCAATGCCTATGCGCAGAGCGGTCAACGGGGACGCGCCATCGCGTATTACGAACGAGCCAAGCGTTTGGCTCCGGACGATCCGGTCCTTTCCACCAACCTGCAGTGGGCTAACGCACGCGTTTCGTCCGCGCCCGTTCCGTCATCAGAAAACGTGGGGGCAGACAATGCGTCGTCGGTGATGGAGCGGCTGTTGGCGTCGGTGCGAGCCGGCAATGCGAACGTGCTCCAAGCGATCGGTCGAACTCGGGTGATCGTCGTTTTAGCGATCGCCTCGATCATGTTTTGGGGACTGTTGACGATGCGTACGCTGTGGCGTCCGTTTCCGGTTTGGCGGTGGGCCGTGTTGCCGCTAGTCGCAGGTTTGTTGTGCGGCGGCTTACTGCTGCTCAGCGACACCGCGCCGCCACCGGCCTGGAACGCTGTGCTCGTCGCCGATACAGTCACCGTCCACGCCGGCGATGGCCAAGCGTTCGCCAGCGTGCAAACATTCCGTGATGCGCAAGGGCAGCGTGTAAGGGTTATCGGCGAACGTGGCAAGTGGCGGCAAATTCAGACACCCAATCAACAACCAGGTTGGGTCGAGGCAAGCAACGTCCTGCTGGTCGGGCCGGGAGGGAGAGTGGGAGAGTGGGAGAGTGGGAGAGTGGGAGAGGGGGAGAGTGGGAGAGTGGGAGAGTGGGAGAGGGGGAGAGTGGGGGAGTGGGGGAGTGGGGGAGTGGGGGAGTGGGGGAGTGAGGAGTGA
- a CDS encoding DUF3467 domain-containing protein, with the protein MSEESNSNPPPPGPNADSPHLRARIPEHVAGGTFSTGAIVMTGPNEFVLDFLQTIGRPHRVASRVIMPHNVLPQFITALRTNLDLYQQRFGPAPTPQTPPNDGRRPTPQEIYDDLKLPDEILSGVYANGVMIGHGANEFSLDFLTSFFPQSAVSARIYLASGQVPRLLDSLHNAASQLAQRQQPGSGPAPGVAPPADPPSLGGAPAAESEPNPNADPDSDADTDSDSGDDADPPSGGGKDDSPPAGGGGGIWV; encoded by the coding sequence ATGAGCGAAGAATCGAATTCCAATCCACCGCCTCCGGGACCTAACGCAGATTCTCCGCATTTGCGAGCGCGGATTCCCGAGCATGTTGCCGGAGGCACGTTCAGCACCGGGGCGATTGTGATGACCGGGCCTAATGAGTTTGTATTGGATTTTTTGCAAACCATCGGTCGCCCGCATCGAGTCGCGTCGCGAGTGATTATGCCGCACAATGTATTGCCGCAATTCATCACGGCGCTGCGGACCAATCTGGATCTCTATCAACAACGTTTCGGTCCCGCTCCCACTCCGCAAACCCCGCCCAACGACGGTCGCCGACCGACGCCGCAAGAGATCTATGACGATCTGAAATTGCCGGATGAGATTCTTAGCGGAGTGTATGCCAACGGGGTCATGATCGGGCATGGAGCCAACGAGTTCAGTCTCGACTTTCTGACCAGCTTCTTTCCGCAGTCGGCGGTGTCGGCGCGGATCTATCTAGCGTCCGGCCAAGTGCCTCGGCTGTTGGATTCGCTGCACAACGCGGCTTCTCAATTGGCGCAGCGGCAGCAACCCGGGAGCGGTCCGGCTCCGGGCGTCGCACCGCCAGCGGACCCACCATCGCTCGGCGGCGCCCCTGCGGCCGAATCCGAACCGAATCCCAACGCGGATCCCGACTCTGATGCGGATACCGACTCCGATTCGGGTGATGATGCGGATCCACCGTCCGGTGGAGGGAAAGACGATTCGCCACCGGCCGGCGGCGGAGGAGGGATTTGGGTGTGA